The DNA region CCGTCGACCGGCAAGCAGTCCAAGGCCGCGGGGAACAAGCTCAACGCCGCGTTCTCGCTGGGCGGTCCGGAGCTGCTGATAGCCACCATCGAGCACAACACGGGGCTGCGCATCGACCACTACGCCGAGATCGGGTTCGCGGGCTTCGTCAACATCGTCGACGCCGTCGGCGGCGTGCCGATGTGCCTGAAGAAGGACATCAAGGACGAGGACTCCGGCGCGGATCTGCGCAAAGGCTGCCAGAACCTCAACGGCGCGCAGGCCCTCGGCTTCGTACGGCAGCGCCACCAGGAGGCGCAGGGCGACCTCGGCCGTACGCAGAATCAGCAGAAGTTCCTCTCCGCCCTTGCCAAGAAGGCGACTTCGCCGGGCACGATGCTCGACCCGTCACAGCTCTACCCGGCTCTCAGCGCGGGCCTGGACACGCTCGTCGTCGACCATGACATGAGCATGAGCGCACTGGCCACCATGTTCCGCTCCGTACAGGGCGTCTCCAAGGGAGGGGGCAAGCAGGTCAACGTGCCTACGGCGGGCGGCATTTCGACGCCCAAGGGCAGTGCCCTGCGCTGGAACAAGACGCAGTCGAAGAAGCTGTTCTCCCAGCTCAAGCACGACCGGCCGGTGACCGTCGGCGGCAGCAAGTGACCTGGGCCGGCGGCCAGTCGAGGGCCGGGTAGCGCGACCGATCCGGTACCGGCGGCGGGCCGGCCCGGCTCAACCGACCGCAGTCGGCGGCCCGTTGCGCCCGCCCCGGTGCCTCGCCGTACCTCCCGCGGCGGCCGGCCGTATGCCGGACCGCCGGGAGTGACCAGGCCGGTCAGCGGATACGGTGCTGACATGGGGAGCGGGGCACGGCACGAGCACAGTGCACAGAACGAACAGGCAGGCCACGGCTACGGACTGCTGGTGGCGGCCACTCCACCCGGCAAGCATCCGGCCGTCGCCGCGACCGACGCCCTTCCCGGGCTCGCCGCGACCGCGCCGCCGGTGCTGCTGGGCACCGGCACCGGCAGCGTCGTGCAACTCCCGGACCCCGCCGACCAGAACACCGTGCTCTCTCATCTTCGTACGGCCGCGGCGCACGACGGTCCGCTGCTCGTCTATGTCGCCGGGCAGCTCATGCTCGACTCGCGGGAACAGCTTCCCCATCTGGCGCTGACACGCTCCACACCGAAGTCCGTGCGCTACACCGGGCTGCCGTGGCACTGGCTGGCCGCCGAGCTGGGCCGCAGACCCGCCGGTCCCACCGCGGTCTTCGCCGATCTGGTCGCGGACGAGGCGATGTGGCGGCAGCGCACGCAGCGCCCACTCGGCGGCCCCGGGCTCCTGCTGTACGGGGTGCTGTCGGCGCCGCCTGCGAGACGGGGCACGCGGGCACCGGAGTACAGCCGTGCGCTCGCCGGTGTGCTGCGTGCGAGCCGGGTGCGTCCGCCGCTGGAGGAGCTTCACCAACTCGCCTTGCACAGCGCCGGGTTCGGGCCGGGCGGCTACGGCGCGGAGGAGCGGATGCTGCTGGGCGGTGCGCCTGCTCCCTCCGGGGGCGGCGCCGTCCCCGGGAACACGGCGGTCAGCACGGCGATCGGCACAGCGGGGAATCAGACGGGTCCCCTCGGGCCGATGCACGCAGGCACGGACATGCCGGGGGTGCCGGGGATGCCGCCCGTGCCCCCGCCCGCATACGCGTCGCCCGTGCCGGGGACCGGCTTCACGGCCCGTACGGACGCCAGTCCGGCACCGCCGAGTCATGCGCCGGGGAACGCGGACGGCGGCCCTGCGGCCGCAGAGGCCCGAGGAACAGCGGGGCCCGGAGAGACCGGAGAGACCGCTTCGGGGGAGGGCGTCGGGTTCCCGGAGGCGCCGTCCGCGGCCCCGCCCGCGAACCCCGCGCCGCAGTCCCCTCCGCCTTCCCCGCCCGCCGCGTCCGCCACGTCGGCGCCCGACTCCCCTGCCGCGCCCGCCGGTTCGCCGCCTCCCTACGGTCCGGCGAGTACGCACGGGGCAGAGGACGCCGCGCTCCCCGGAGACGTACCGCCCCATGTCCATGACGCCATCTACCAGGCGGCAGGCGAGGGACGGCACGGCGAGGCCGCCACCATGGCCGCCCAGTGGGAGACCGCCGCCCTGCGCGCCTGGGGTCCGCACTCGCGGCAGGCCGTCCACTGGGTGGAGGTACGTGCCGACCTCGCCCATCGCGCAGGGGAACCCGCCCGCGCCTGCACGCTGTGGCTCCAGGCCGCGTCCGTACGGCTTCAGAGCGGTCAGACCCCGGACGAGGCCGATGTCTTCGGCGCCGTGGACCGCGCCCACCACTGCTGGCATCAGGTCACCGACCCCGCACAGGCGCACCCGCTCGGAGTGCGCCTGGCGGAGCTGCGGGAGCGCGCGCCCGGCCGCCGCCCCGGGGCGGTACGCGACGTACAGGAACGGCTCGCCTTACTGGCCCCCGGCGAGGGCCGTGGAGAGTGCCCGCCCGCCGGATGACGGCCCGGCGGGCCCCTCCCGGACCCCAACGCGGCCCCGGCGCCCATCAGTTGGGGACGCCGGCGGGGATACGTTCCGCCGTGACGCGTTCGCAGCCGTACGTCAGTGGGAGTGCCGTGGTACGCCGCTGCCGCTGCGGCCGGTGAGGAAGTCCAGGTCGGCACCGCGGTCGGCCTGCATCACATGCTCGGTGTACAGCTTCGCCCAGCCGCGGCGTGCCTCCCCGGAGCCGCCTGCCGTCCCAGGGGCTCCGGCGGCTCCCGGGCCCTGGCTTTCCCCGTCGCCTCCCGCGGCCTTCAACTCCTCGGCACGGGCGGCCAGTTCTGCCTCGTCGACGCACAGGTCGAGCCGCCTTCCCGGCACGTCCAGCTCGACGGTGTCCCCGCTGCGTACGAGAGCCAGCGGGCCGCCGACGGCCGCCTCGGGGGCGACGTGGAGTACGCAGGTGCCGTAGCCGGTGCCGCTCATCCGCGCGTCGCTGATGCGCACGACGTCCTCGATGCCCTCCTCCAGCAGCACCTTGGGTACGGGCACGTTGCCCACCTCGGGGAAGCCCGGGTAGCCCTTGGGTCCGGCGTTGCGCACGACGATGACGGTGGACGGGTCGACCGGCAGTTCCGGGTCGTCGGCGGCGGCCGTGTAGTCCTCGACGCGGTCGAAGACGAGGGCGCGGCCTCGGTGGACGAGCAGTTCCGGGTCGGCGGCGGAGACCTTCAGCACCGCCCCGTCCGGGCAGAGGCTGCCGTAGAGCACCGCGGTGCCGGCACCCGCGGGCATGAACGGTTCGGCCAGGGTGCCGATGACCTCGCGGTTGTAGCACTCGGCACCGGCGATCTCCTCGCCGATGGTCCGCCCGGTGACGGTGATCTCCTCCCGGTGGACGAGGTCGCCCAGTTCGCGCATGACGACCGGGAGTCCGCCCGCGTAGTAGAAGTCCTCCATCAGGAAGCGGCCGGAGGGCATCATGTCGGCCAGCACGGGCACTTCGGCGGTCAGCGCGTCGAACTCGCCCAGCTCCAGGGGCACTTCGACTCGCCCTGCGAGAGCCAGCAGATGAACGACGGCGTTGGTGGAGCCGCCGAGCGCGGCGTTCACGCGGATCGCGTTCTCGAACGCCTCACGAGTGAGCACCTTCGACGGCCGCAGGTCCTCCTCCACGAGCCGTACGGCCTGACGTCCGGACGCCTGCGCCAGGGCGTACCGCCTGGAGTCCGCCGCGGGGATGGCCGCGCCGCCGGACATCTGCATGCCGAGGGCCTCTGCCATGCACGCCATGGTCGATGCGGTGCCCATCGTCATGCAGTGGCCGCGGCTGCGTGACATGCATCCCTCGGCCTCGCGCAGATCGTCCTCCGTGAGCTTTCCGGCGCGCATCTCCTCGCTGAGCTTCCACACCGCCGTGCCCGAACCGATGTCCCCGCCACGGAACTTGCCGTTGAGCATCGGGCCGCCGGTGACCATGATCGAGGGGATGTCGACGCTCGCGGCGCCCATCAGCATCGCCGGTGTCGTCTTGTCGCAGCCGGACAGCAGCACGACTCCGTCGAGGGGGTTGGCCCGCAGGGTCTCCTCGACCTCCATGGCCATCAGATTGCGGTAGAGCATCGTGGTGGGCCGCATCAGCGTCTCGCCCAGCGACATCGTGGGGAACTCCAGCGGCAGTCCGCCCGCCTCCCATACGCCGCGCTTCACGGCGTCGGCCACGTCACGCAAGTGGGCGTTGCACGGGGTGAGTTCGGAGAAGCTGTTGCCGATTCCGATGACGGGCCGGCCGTCGAAGACCTCCGGCCCGAAGCCCTGGTTGCGCATCCAGGACCGGTGGATGAAGCCGTTGCGGCCTTCCGCCGCGAACCAGGCCGAACTGCGCCGCGCGGCCTTGTCGTTGCTGCTCATGCTCACTCCCTGGTGCTGGCGTGCGTCCGTACTCGCTGACGGCCCCCGGGCCGGCAACGATCTTGGGTCGCGTCCGTTGTGCGGGTCAACGGTCGTGCGGGCGGCGTCCTTCGGGTCGGTGCTCGTGCGGGTCGGCGCCCTCCCCGCGTCAATGCCCGTGCGCGCCGGGCTCGTCCGGGCCGCCGAGCGGCGGTGGCGCGTCCTGCTCGCGGGTCCCCCACCGTGACGGCTCGGCGCCGAGCCGCAGTTCGAGGGAGCCCGCGTGCCGGATGTCGTCCGTGGTGATCCAGCTCCGGGGGGTCTGCGAACCGCCGACGGCCGCCGAGCGTATGTAGCGGTCTCCTCGGCCGTGCCCCTGGCCGTCCGCCTGCCCGCCGCGCGGCGCCCGTACGCTGAAGTGCCCGCGCGGATACCACTCGCGGTCCAGCTTCAGCTCGACCCGTTCGAACTCGGGGGTGTTCAGGGCCCAGGTGTCGGTGCCGGGGGCCACGGGATACAGGCCCATGGACGACAGCACCATCCAGGACGACATGGTGCCCAGGTCGTCGTTGCCGGTGACGCCGTCGGGGGCGTCCGTGAAGCGGCACAGCGCGGCGTCGACGACGTCCGCCGTCTTCCACGGCGATCCGGTGGCCAGATACATATACGGGGCGGTCAGATCGGGCTCGTTCTGCGGGTTGTACTTGTCCGAGCCGTAGTAGTCGTAGGGGCCGTCGACCCACTCGTCGTGCACGGTGCCGCGTGGGTCCTCCTTCAGCCGGTCGTAGGCGAAGAAGGAGTCCAGGCGCTTCTCCGCCGCCTTGCGTCCGCCCATGCGGGACATCAGCCCGCGCGGGTCCTGCGGCACCATCCACATGTACTGCGCGGCCGTCCCCTCGTGGAATCCCTTGCTGCGGGCGGGGTCGGCCGGTCCGGCGAAGGTGCCGTCCGCCTCGCGGGCGCGGAAGAAGCCGGTGCCGGGGTCGAGGAT from Streptomyces marispadix includes:
- a CDS encoding IlvD/Edd family dehydratase, whose translation is MSSNDKAARRSSAWFAAEGRNGFIHRSWMRNQGFGPEVFDGRPVIGIGNSFSELTPCNAHLRDVADAVKRGVWEAGGLPLEFPTMSLGETLMRPTTMLYRNLMAMEVEETLRANPLDGVVLLSGCDKTTPAMLMGAASVDIPSIMVTGGPMLNGKFRGGDIGSGTAVWKLSEEMRAGKLTEDDLREAEGCMSRSRGHCMTMGTASTMACMAEALGMQMSGGAAIPAADSRRYALAQASGRQAVRLVEEDLRPSKVLTREAFENAIRVNAALGGSTNAVVHLLALAGRVEVPLELGEFDALTAEVPVLADMMPSGRFLMEDFYYAGGLPVVMRELGDLVHREEITVTGRTIGEEIAGAECYNREVIGTLAEPFMPAGAGTAVLYGSLCPDGAVLKVSAADPELLVHRGRALVFDRVEDYTAAADDPELPVDPSTVIVVRNAGPKGYPGFPEVGNVPVPKVLLEEGIEDVVRISDARMSGTGYGTCVLHVAPEAAVGGPLALVRSGDTVELDVPGRRLDLCVDEAELAARAEELKAAGGDGESQGPGAAGAPGTAGGSGEARRGWAKLYTEHVMQADRGADLDFLTGRSGSGVPRHSH